The Erwinia sorbitola nucleotide sequence GTAACCGCCGGGAAACATTATGATTAATTCAATCTTAGTTGTTTGTATCGGAAACATCTGTCGCTCCCCCACCGGGGAGCGGCTGCTGAAGTCCGCACTACCTGAGAAGAATATCGCATCCGCGGGACTGGGAGCCCTGGTTGGCCACGCTGCTGACGACACCGCTACCAGCGTGGCCGCAGAGCAGGGTGTGTCACTGCAAGGGCATGTGGCACAGCAGCTCACGTCAGGCATGTGCCGGGATTATGACTTGATCCTGGTGATGGAAAAAAAACATGTCGACCAGGTCTGCCGCATCAACCCATCCGTACGAGGCAAAACCATGCTGTTTGGACACTGGATCAATCAGCAGGAAATCGCCGACCCGTATAAAAAAAGCCGCGATGCCTTTGAGGCCGTGTACGGAATTCTTGAAAACGCTGCCCAGAAATGGGTCAACGCATTAAGCCGATAGTTGGGATCTCCATGAAAATAAAAAGTAAGGCACCGTCAGCGCCTCGAGACGATTCGAACGGGTTCGATTTGGCGCATCTTGTGGGACAATTTGTTGATCATCGCTGGATAATCGTGGCTGTTACCGCGTTATTTATGCTGATGGGTACGCTATACAGCCTGTTTGCAACGCCGATTTATAGTGCGGATGCGATGGTGCAGGTTGAGCAGAAAAATGCCAACACCGTGTTAAACGATCTGACGCAGATGATGCCGAATTCACAGCCAGCATCAGCGACCGAAGTACAGATTGTGACTTCACGTATGGTATTGGGAAAAACCGTTGCTGACCTCGGACTTGACGTACTGGTGCAGCAGGATTATTTCCCGGTGATCGGCAGAGGCCTGTCGCGCATGCTGGGCAACAAGCCGGAGCAGATTGCCATTTCACGCATGAAAGTGCCCGCTATCTGGGATAAACGCCAGTTAACGATCGAAGTGAATGGCCCGGACAGCTACACCGTCAGCAAAGATGGCGATGAACTGTTTAAAGGTAAAGTGGGTCAGTTTGAGCAGCACGGCGATGTCACCATGCTGGTTAGCGATATAAAAGCGGAAGAGGGCACCAGCTTCACCGTTACTAAACTGAGCGACCTCCAGGCGATCAAACTGGTTTACAACAACCTGACGGTTGCTGATATGGGCAAAGATACCGGCGTTCTGGGTCTGACCTATACCGGTGAAGATCCGGAGCAGATCAGCCAGGTACTGAACCAGATCATCAACAACTATCTGTATCAGAACGTTGAGCGTAAATCAGAAGAAGCAGAGAAGAGCCTGACCTTCCTGCAAAGCCGACTGCCGGAAGTGCGCGCCAAGCTGGATCAGGCTGAAGACAAGCTGAACACCTATCGCCGTCAGAATGATTCGGTGGATATGTCGCTGGAAGCGAAATCAGCCCTCGATTCATCCGTCAACATTCAGAGCCAGCTTAACGAGCTGACCTTCCGTGAAGCGGAAGTGTCGCAGCTGTTTAAGAAAGATCACCCGACTTACCGCGCGCTGCTGGAAAAACGCCAGACGCTGATCGACGAGCAGAAAAAGCTGAATGGCAAAATCAGCCAGATGCCACAGACTCAGCAGGAAATTGTGCGTCTGACGCGTGATGTCCAGGCCGGTCAGGAAATCTACATGCAGCTGCTGAACCGTCAGCAGGAGCTGAGTATCAGCAAAGCCAGCACCGTGGGTGATGTTCGTATCATCGACCATGCGGAAACTGCCGGTACGCCAGTTGCACCGAAAAAACTGCTGCTGATCTTAGCCAGCCTGGTAGCAGGTCTGGTGGTATCAGTTGGTCTGGTACTGCTGAAGGCGCTGTTCCATCATGGCATTGATAATCCTGAGCAGCTGGAAGAGCTGGGCCTGAGCGTCTATGCCAGCGTCCCGCTTTCCGAATGGCAGCGTAAAAAGGATGCCGAAGCACTGGCGAAACGCGGCCTGAAGGTTAAAGCCGATCCG carries:
- a CDS encoding arsenate reductase/protein-tyrosine-phosphatase family protein; amino-acid sequence: MINSILVVCIGNICRSPTGERLLKSALPEKNIASAGLGALVGHAADDTATSVAAEQGVSLQGHVAQQLTSGMCRDYDLILVMEKKHVDQVCRINPSVRGKTMLFGHWINQQEIADPYKKSRDAFEAVYGILENAAQKWVNALSR
- the wzc gene encoding tyrosine-protein kinase Wzc; this encodes MKIKSKAPSAPRDDSNGFDLAHLVGQFVDHRWIIVAVTALFMLMGTLYSLFATPIYSADAMVQVEQKNANTVLNDLTQMMPNSQPASATEVQIVTSRMVLGKTVADLGLDVLVQQDYFPVIGRGLSRMLGNKPEQIAISRMKVPAIWDKRQLTIEVNGPDSYTVSKDGDELFKGKVGQFEQHGDVTMLVSDIKAEEGTSFTVTKLSDLQAIKLVYNNLTVADMGKDTGVLGLTYTGEDPEQISQVLNQIINNYLYQNVERKSEEAEKSLTFLQSRLPEVRAKLDQAEDKLNTYRRQNDSVDMSLEAKSALDSSVNIQSQLNELTFREAEVSQLFKKDHPTYRALLEKRQTLIDEQKKLNGKISQMPQTQQEIVRLTRDVQAGQEIYMQLLNRQQELSISKASTVGDVRIIDHAETAGTPVAPKKLLLILASLVAGLVVSVGLVLLKALFHHGIDNPEQLEELGLSVYASVPLSEWQRKKDAEALAKRGLKVKADPHNTLLALGNPTDLSIEAIRSLRTSLHFAMMEAKNNILMITGASPGIGKTFICSNLATLVAKAGQKVLFIDGDMRRGYTHELLGAESKKGLSNILSGKTPFSPDLVQHGDYGFDFIARGQVPPNPSELLMHSRMQELLEWASSNYDLVLIDTPPILAVTDASIIGKLAGTSLMVARFETNTLKEVEISYKRFAQNGIEIKGVILNAVVRKSANAYGYGYDYYDYSYKQDAKS